A genomic stretch from Lathyrus oleraceus cultivar Zhongwan6 chromosome 2, CAAS_Psat_ZW6_1.0, whole genome shotgun sequence includes:
- the LOC127117536 gene encoding probable amino acid permease 7 produces MGEEGVIDNTPLIDHYSSSGEVFVNESFKRTGNVWSAAAHIITGVIGAGVLSLAWSVAQLGWIAGPICILIFAATTLISTYLLSDCYRFHHPQHGSIRCSSYTDAVNLYLGEIKGKVCGVLVLVSLYGAACAYVITSATSIRAILKSNCYHKEGHEAPCKYGDAMYMLLFGVVQVIMSFIPDFHNMALLSVVAAIMSFSYSSIGLGLGITKVIENGRVMGSVTGIPASNISDKLWLVFQALGDIAFAYPYTVILLEIQDTLKSPPSEDKTMKKASIIAISITTFFYLCCGCFGYAAFGNQTPGNLLTGFGFYEPYWLIDFANACIVLHLVGGYQIYSQPIYSAADKWCSRRYPDSGFVNSFFRLKLPFLPAFQLNMSRICFRTAYVISTTGLAIMFPYFNQVLGVLGAIGFWPLIIYFPVEMHFVQNKVEAWSTKWILLRIFSFVCFLITLMSLVGSLEGIISQKLS; encoded by the exons ATGGGAGAGGAAGGAGTTATAGACAACACTCCCTTGATTGATCACTACTCATCTTCTGGCGAAGTTTTTGTTAACGAGTCTTTCAAAAGAACAG GTAATGTGTGGAGCGCGGCGGCGCATATAATAACCGGAGTGATAGGAGCAGGTGTACTGTCACTAGCATGGTCTGTGGCGCAATTAGGATGGATTGCAGGTCCTATCTGTATTCTAATATTTGCAGCCACTACCCTCATTTCAACATACCTTCTTTCTGATTGTTATAGATTTCACCATCCTCAACATGGGAGCATTAGGTGCTCCTCCTACACGGATGCTGTCAATTTGTACCTTG GAGAAATAAAGGGAAAGGTGTGTGGAGTGTTGGTGCTTGTGAGCTTATATGGTGCTGCATGTGCCTATGTCATTACATCTGCTACCAGCATCAG AGCGATTTTGAAATCAAATTGTTACCATAAGGAAGGACATGAAGCACCTTGTAAATATGGGGATGCTATGTATATGTTGCTGTTTGGAGTTGTTCAGGTCATAATGTCATTCATACCAGATTTCCACAACATGGCATTGCTTTCGGTTGTTGCAGCTATTATGTCTTTTTCATACTCATCTATTGGACTAGGACTCGGCATCACAAAAGTCATAG AAAATGGAAGAGTTATGGGGAGCGTAACTGGAATACCAGCTTCAAATATTTCAGATAAGTTATGGTTAGTCTTCCAAGCACTTGGTGATATTGCTTTTGCCTATCCATACACTGTCATCCTCCTTGAGATACAG GATACTTTAAAGTCTCCTCCATCAGAAGACAAGACCATGAAAAAGGCTTCCATAATTGCAATCTCCATTACAACATTCTTCTACCTTTGTTGCGGGTGTTTTGGATACGCAGCTTTTGGAAACCAAACACCCGGAAACCTCTTGACAGGTTTTGGTTTTTACGAACCTTATTGGCTCATCGACTTTGCTAATGcttgcattgttcttcatttGGTTGGAGGATATCAG ATTTATAGTCAACCGATATATAGTGCTGCGGATAAATGGTGTTCAAGAAGATATCCCGACAGCGGTTTTGTGAATAGTTTCTTCAGATTGAAACTGCCTTTTTTACCGGCTTTTCAGCTAAACATGTCGCGGATATGTTTTAGAACAGCTTATGTGATTTCCACAACTGGACTTGCAATCATGTTTCCTTACTTCAATCAAGTTCTAGGAGTTCTAGGAGCAATAGGATTTTGGCCATTGATTATATATTTTCCAGTAGAGATGCACTTTGTACAGAATAAAGTTGAAGCTTGGTCTACAAAATGGATTCTTCTTAGGATTTTTAGCTTTGTTTGCTTTTTGATCACACTAATGAGTCTTGTTGGATCACTTGAAGGAATCATAAGTCAGAAACTAAGCTGA
- the LOC127117537 gene encoding cytochrome c oxidase assembly protein COX15: MFGRNAIGSILKRSKEACLIQKLTGRSKTTAFPFSHPSIAEQQSFKFLNPSVSTHFFRTFRSHLVPKGHHVPFTRNFSKTVSAAAGHKEGLKLLVTGGSRAQKAIGIWLFSSAAWVFSMVILGGLTRLTRSGLSMTDWKFTGEFPPLTDEAWLLEFEKYQQSPEYKRVNKGMKIEEFKFIYWMEYGHRMWGRALGLMFALPYSYFLHKGYITVRLGLRLSVLFGLGAGQGLIGWWMVKSGLEEPPTEYSQPRVSPYRLAAHLTSAFAIYCGLFWTALSVVMPEPPAESLTWVRGAAKVKRLALPVSILVGLTAVSGAFVAGNDAGHAFNTFPKMGDTWIPEGILEMKPLIRNFFENTSTVQLNHRILATATLISVSALWLLTRKLHIHPAVRSVIGGVFGMASLQVTLGISTLLSYVPVSLGTAHQAGALTLLTFMLLLNHTVRKPSLALLKSLPQAVKAH; the protein is encoded by the exons ATGTTTGGCAGAAACGCAATTGGATCAATTCTGAAGCGCAGCAAAGAAGCGTGTTTGATTCAGAAGCTTACCGGAAGGAGCAAAACGACGGCGTTTCCTTTCTCTCATCCATCTATCGCCGAACAGCAATCGTTCAAGTTTCTCAATCCCTCCGTTTCCACCCATTTCTTTCGAACTTTCCGATCTCATCTTGTTCCGAAG GGTCATCATGTGCCATTCACGAGGAACTTTTCTAAGACGGTGTCTGCTGCGGCCGGACATAAGGAGGGGTTGAAGCTGCTCGTGACAGGAGGTTCTCGTGCACAGAAGGCCATTGGAATATGGCTGTTTAGCTCTGCCGCATGGGTGTTTAGCATGGTGATACTTGGTGGTTTAACGAGACTTACTAGATCTGGTCTTTCAATGACTGATTGGAAATTTACGGGTGAGTTCCCTCCTTTGACAGATGAGGCATGGTTGCTAGAGTTTGAGAAATATCAGCAGTCACCTGAATACAAGCG TGTTAACAAAGGGATGAAGATTGAAGAATTCAAGTTCATATATTGGATGGAATATGGACATCGTATGTGGGGGAGGGCATTGGGATTAATGTTTGCTTTACCGTATTCATATTTTCTCCATAAAGGGTATATTACAGTGAGATTAGGACTGAGACTCTCTGTTTTGTTTGGCCTGGGTGCCGGGCAGGGTCTCATCGGCTGGTGGATGGTTAAAAGTGGTTTAGAG GAACCACCAACTGAATATTCTCAGCCAAGAGTAAGCCCTTATCGTCTTGCAGCTCACCTTACATCAGCATTTGCTATTTATTGCGGTCTCTTTTGGACTGCACTTTCTGTTGTTATGCCTGAGCCACCTGCCGAATCACTAACATGGGTCCGTGGGGCAGCTAAAGTGAAGAGGCTTGCGTTGCCTGTCAGCATTCTCGTTGGTCTTACTGCCGTCTCCGGTGCATTTGTTGCAGGAAATGATGCT GGGCATGCATTTAATACTTTTCCAAAGATGGGCGATACATGGATCCCAGAAGGCATTCTTGAAATGAAACCGCTGATTCGAAATTTCTTTGAGAATACATCGACTGTACAG CTCAATCACCGGATCCTTGCTACTGCAACTCTAATTTCAGTGAGTGCCTTATGGCTGTTAACAAGGAAACTACACATACATCCTGCAGTGCGGTCTGTGATCGGAGGTGTCTTTGGCATGGCATCTCTTCAG GTCACCTTGGGAATTTCAACCCTTCTTTCATATGTACCTGTTTCATTGGGTACTGCGCATCAGGCCGGAGCCTTAACGCTTTTGACGTTTATGTTACTGCTTAATCACACAGTTCGAAAGCCGTCCTTGGCGCTTCTCAAATCTCTGCCTCAGGCTGTCAAGGCACACTAA